The Engraulis encrasicolus isolate BLACKSEA-1 chromosome 22, IST_EnEncr_1.0, whole genome shotgun sequence genome includes a region encoding these proteins:
- the ppid gene encoding peptidyl-prolyl cis-trans isomerase D, which translates to MSNPSPANKPSNPDNPRVFFDVDIGGVRVGRVVFEVFADVVPKTAENFRALCTGEKGIGQSTGKPLHFKGCPFHRIIKTFMIQGGDFSNQNGTGGESIYGEKFEDENFHYMHDRPGLLSMANSGPNTNGSQFFVTTVPTPHLDSKHVVFGQVLKGMGVVKVLESIDTVEDAPVKPCVIAECGEHKAGDDWGVAPNDGSGDAHPDFPEDSDVDMKDIDKVLAVAEDVKNIGNNFFKSQNWQSAMKKYFKALRYLEVCGESVEEEGAQKRKKPVALSCMLNTAACQLKLQQWQDAIDNCNEVLELDDTNTKALFRRAQAWQGLKEFNNAMTDLKKAQEIAPTDKAISNEMQRVKNKVKEEKDKEKQIYAKMFA; encoded by the exons ATGTCAAACCCATCACCCGCTAACAAGCCTTCGAACCCAGACAACCCCCGGGTTTTCTTTGATGTAGATATCGGTGGTGTAAGAG TTGGCCGAGTCGTGTTCGAGGTCTTTGCCGACGTTGTTCCGAAGACTGCCGAGAACTTCCGAGCGCTCTGCACAGGAGAGAAGGGCATTGGCCAAAGCACTGGAAAGCCTCTTCATTTTAAAGGATGCCCATTTCACCGGA TCATCAAGACGTTTATGATCCAGGGAGGAGATTTCTCCAACCAGAATGGAACAGGTGGAGAGAGCATATACGGAGAGAAGTTTGAGGATGAGAACTTCCACTATATG CACGACCGGCCGGGACTCCTGAGCATGGCCAACTCGGGACCCAACACCAACGGCTCGCAGTTCTTCGTGACTACGGTGCCCACGCCACACCTGGATAGCAAGCATGTGGTGTtcgggcaggtgctcaagggcaTGGGCGTGGTCAAGGTCCTGGAATCCATCGACACCGTGGAGGACGCACCCGTCAAG CCTTGCGTGATAGCCGAGTGTGGGGAGCACAAGGCGGGTGATGACTGGGGAGTGGCTCCTAATGACGGCTCAGGAGACGCCCATCCAGACTTCCCCGAAGACTCCGACGTGGACATGAAAGAT ATTGACAAGGTCCTGGCAGTGGCGGAAGAtgtgaaaaatatcggaaacAACTTCTTCAAAAGCCAGAACTGGCAGTCCGCCATGAAGAAATACTTCAAAGCTCTCAG GTATCTGGAGGTGTGTGGGGAGAGTGTGGAGGAAGAGGGCGCCCAGAAGAGGAAGAAGCCGGTGGCCCTCAGCTGTATGCTGAACACCGCAGCCTGCCAACTCAAACTGCAGCAGTGGCAGGACGCCATCGACAACTGCAATGAG GTGTTGGAGCTGGATGATACGAACACTAAAGCACTGTTCAGGAGGGCACAGGCTTGGCAAGGCCTGAAGGAGTTCAACAAtgccatg ACTGATCTGAAGAAAGCACAGGAAATTGCTCCCACTGACAAAG CTATCTCCAATGAGATGCAGCGTGTGAAGAACAaagtgaaggaggagaaggacaagGAGAAGCAAATATATGCCAAGATGTTTGCTTGA